The Pan troglodytes isolate AG18354 chromosome 1, NHGRI_mPanTro3-v2.0_pri, whole genome shotgun sequence genome includes a region encoding these proteins:
- the NADK gene encoding NAD kinase isoform X2 — translation MGRPRVRQAWPGCCGRAGRLPAGRGYLASHLCDPAGAELIGDGMSDPAPPSSACTGHIQDPASQRLTWNKSPKSVLVIKKMRDASLLQPFKELCTHLMEENNMIVYVEKKVLEDPAIASDESFGAVKKKFCTFREDYDDISNQIDFIICLGGDGTLLYASSLFQGSVPPVMAFHLGSLGFLTPFSFENFQSQVTQVIEGNAAVVLRSRLKVRVVKELRGKKTAVHNGLGENGSQAAGLDMDVGKQTMQYQVLNEVVIDRGPSSYLSNVDVYLDGHLITTVQGDGVIVSTPTGSTAYAAAAGASMIHPNVPAIMITPICPHSLSFRPIVVPAGVELKIMLSPEARNTAWVSFDGRKRQEIRHGDSISITTSCYPLPSICVRDPVSDWFESLAQCLHWNVRKKQAHFEEEEEEEEG, via the exons ATGGGGCGGCCACGTGTTCGCCAAGCGTGGCCTGGATGCTGTGGACGCGCTGGCCGGCTCCCAGCAGGCAGGGGCTACCTCGCGAGCCACCTGTGTGACCCGGCAGGTGCTGAGCTCATAGGGGATGGCATGAGTGACCCCGCGCCTCCCAGCAGTGCCTGCACAGG GCACATTCAGGACCCCGCGAGCCAGCGGCTGACGTGGAACAAGTCCCCAAAGAGCGTCCTTGTCATCAAGAAGATGAGAGATGCCAGCCTACTGCAGCCGTTCAAGGAGCTCTGCACGCACCTCATGGAG GAGAACAACATGATCGTGTATGTGGAAAAGAAAGTGCTAGAAGACCCTGCCATCGCCAGCGATGAAAGCTTTGGGGCAGTGAAGAAGAAATTCTGTACCTTTCGAGAAG ATTATGATGACATTTCCAATCAGATAGACTTCATCATCTGCCTGGGGGGAGACGGGACGCTGCTGTACGCTTCCTCGCTTTTCCAG GGCAGCGTCCCTCCGGTCATGGCCTTCCACCTGGGCTCCCTGGGCTTCCTGACCCCATTCAGCTTTGAGAACTTTCAGTCCCAAGTTACTCAGGTGATAGAGG GGAACGCAGCTGTTGTTCTCCGGAGTCGGCTGAAGGTCAGGGTGGTGAAGGAGCTCCGGGGGAAGAAGACAGCCGTGCACAACGGGCTGGGTGAGAATGGCTCGCAGGCTGCAGGCCTGGACATGGATGTCGGGAAGCAGACCATGCAATACCAG GTCCTGAATGAGGTGGTGATTGACAGAGGCCCCTCCTCCTACCTGTCCAACGTGGATGTCTACCTGGACGGACACCTCATCACCACGGTGCAGGGCGACG GAGTGATCGTGTCCACCCCGACGGGCAGCACGGCGTATGCGGCCGCGGCCGGGGCCTCCATGATCCACCCCAACGTGCCGGCCATCATGATCACGCCCATCTGCCCCCACTCGCTGTCCTTCCGGCCCATCGTGGTCCCCGCAGGGGTCGAGCTGAAG ATCATGCTGTCACCTGAAGCAAGGAACACAGCATGGGTGTCCTTTGATGGACGGAAGAGACAAGAGATCCGCCATGGAGACAG CATCAGCATCACTACCTCATGCTACCCGCTCCCCTCCATCTGTGTGCGGGACCCCGTGAGCGACTGGTTTGAGAGCCTCGCCCAGTGCCTGCATTGGAACGTCCGGAAGAAGCAAGCCCACttcgaggaggaggaggaggaggaggagggctag
- the NADK gene encoding NAD kinase isoform X4, translating into MHIQDPASQRLTWNKSPKSVLVIKKMRDASLLQPFKELCTHLMEENNMIVYVEKKVLEDPAIASDESFGAVKKKFCTFREDYDDISNQIDFIICLGGDGTLLYASSLFQGSVPPVMAFHLGSLGFLTPFSFENFQSQVTQVIEGNAAVVLRSRLKVRVVKELRGKKTAVHNGLGENGSQAAGLDMDVGKQTMQYQVLNEVVIDRGPSSYLSNVDVYLDGHLITTVQGDGVIVSTPTGSTAYAAAAGASMIHPNVPAIMITPICPHSLSFRPIVVPAGVELKIMLSPEARNTAWVSFDGRKRQEIRHGDSISITTSCYPLPSICVRDPVSDWFESLAQCLHWNVRKKQAHFEEEEEEEEG; encoded by the exons AT GCACATTCAGGACCCCGCGAGCCAGCGGCTGACGTGGAACAAGTCCCCAAAGAGCGTCCTTGTCATCAAGAAGATGAGAGATGCCAGCCTACTGCAGCCGTTCAAGGAGCTCTGCACGCACCTCATGGAG GAGAACAACATGATCGTGTATGTGGAAAAGAAAGTGCTAGAAGACCCTGCCATCGCCAGCGATGAAAGCTTTGGGGCAGTGAAGAAGAAATTCTGTACCTTTCGAGAAG ATTATGATGACATTTCCAATCAGATAGACTTCATCATCTGCCTGGGGGGAGACGGGACGCTGCTGTACGCTTCCTCGCTTTTCCAG GGCAGCGTCCCTCCGGTCATGGCCTTCCACCTGGGCTCCCTGGGCTTCCTGACCCCATTCAGCTTTGAGAACTTTCAGTCCCAAGTTACTCAGGTGATAGAGG GGAACGCAGCTGTTGTTCTCCGGAGTCGGCTGAAGGTCAGGGTGGTGAAGGAGCTCCGGGGGAAGAAGACAGCCGTGCACAACGGGCTGGGTGAGAATGGCTCGCAGGCTGCAGGCCTGGACATGGATGTCGGGAAGCAGACCATGCAATACCAG GTCCTGAATGAGGTGGTGATTGACAGAGGCCCCTCCTCCTACCTGTCCAACGTGGATGTCTACCTGGACGGACACCTCATCACCACGGTGCAGGGCGACG GAGTGATCGTGTCCACCCCGACGGGCAGCACGGCGTATGCGGCCGCGGCCGGGGCCTCCATGATCCACCCCAACGTGCCGGCCATCATGATCACGCCCATCTGCCCCCACTCGCTGTCCTTCCGGCCCATCGTGGTCCCCGCAGGGGTCGAGCTGAAG ATCATGCTGTCACCTGAAGCAAGGAACACAGCATGGGTGTCCTTTGATGGACGGAAGAGACAAGAGATCCGCCATGGAGACAG CATCAGCATCACTACCTCATGCTACCCGCTCCCCTCCATCTGTGTGCGGGACCCCGTGAGCGACTGGTTTGAGAGCCTCGCCCAGTGCCTGCATTGGAACGTCCGGAAGAAGCAAGCCCACttcgaggaggaggaggaggaggaggagggctag